A window of Terriglobia bacterium genomic DNA:
CGGTCCTGCGACGAATACTTGATCGCATTGTTCACCAGGTTGAGCAGCGAGCGCGCAATCGCTTCGCGGTCCACTAGCACGGGCGGAATGTCCTCGGCGATGTGTTCCTCGAACCTGAATCCGTGCTGCTCGATCTGGTAGCGATACGAATCCAGCGTGGTGCGCACCAGTTCCGGCAGGTTGGTTTCGCGGAAGTCATATTCCTTGCGTCCCGCCTCGATGCGCGAAAAGTCAAGGATATTGTTGATCAGCGCCGTCAGCCGCTCGCTCTCCTTGCGAATGGTGCAGTAATACTCCTGCTTTTTCTCCGGGTTGGGCACGCGTCCCAGCTCCAGGGTCTCGGCATACAGGCGGATCAGGGCCAGTGGCGTCCGCAACTCATGCGAGACGTTCGACACGAAATCCGACTTGGTTTTCGCCAGTTCCACTTCTTTTTTTACGCCGCGATACGTCAGCACGATCCCGGCCGCCAGCAGCAGTGACAACCCTCCCAGCACCAGGAAGCTGGTGCGCAAGAATTTTTGTCCGATGGCCTCCACCGTGGTGCCGCGGAATTTCATGGCCAGCATCAGCCCGGGAAAGCCCGCTTCCAGCTTGCGCTCCATCTCCGGAGTGCCGCCGTCCCAATCGGAGCAGGCCGCCAGCGGTGGCTCCTTCGGCTGATGAATCATCATCACCGCCTCCGAGTGCCCATTGTTATTGCTTTTTGCGTCGGTCTCACTCTCCGCCATCATCGCGTTCATCATTTCGGGGAAGAGCTTGTCCTGGAGATAATCGGGATCAAAGACCATGCCGCCGATGGCGTTGTTGTTTTCATTGACCGGGAAGAACACCAACGCCTCATACACCTGCTTGCCGTCCCGGGTGACCGAGTCCGGGTAGGTGGCATACGGTCGTTCACCCTTGCTTTGCATTTTGTGCAGCTTTTCCAAGATCGACGCGCCTTCCAGGTCGAACCACCCGGTGATCATGCTGCCCAGCTTTTCGCCCTCGGCGCCGACCTCGGCCGCTTTTAAATGCCGCGATTGCGAGCGCACGACCGTCCCTTTCCCTTTGGCCCAGGTGAAGACGTGCGCCGCA
This region includes:
- a CDS encoding HAMP domain-containing histidine kinase; this translates as MAKRPRGERMRLLVTLGFVVFPAAALIGFSVLHLRSIQRDKAIEAAIQRDFQHMMAITEKRLARKSYEMVDEVQPKVPCAFDSAAGSKLEAILKTHPYAAHVFTWAKGKGTVVRSQSRHLKAAEVGAEGEKLGSMITGWFDLEGASILEKLHKMQSKGERPYATYPDSVTRDGKQVYEALVFFPVNENNNAIGGMVFDPDYLQDKLFPEMMNAMMAESETDAKSNNNGHSEAVMMIHQPKEPPLAACSDWDGGTPEMERKLEAGFPGLMLAMKFRGTTVEAIGQKFLRTSFLVLGGLSLLLAAGIVLTYRGVKKEVELAKTKSDFVSNVSHELRTPLALIRLYAETLELGRVPNPEKKQEYYCTIRKESERLTALINNILDFSRIEAGRKEYDFRETNLPELVRTTLDSYRYQIEQHGFRFEEHIAEDIPPVLVDREAIARSLLNLVNNAIKYSSQDRYLAVNLKRINGSVKLEVVDHGIGIPRDEQPKIFEKFYRVCDPLVHNTKGSGLGLCLVRHIAHAHGGDVSVESTPGQGSKFSLVLPVSPAVVAASGPDMKQGVGVA